Proteins encoded within one genomic window of Cucumis sativus cultivar 9930 chromosome 3, Cucumber_9930_V3, whole genome shotgun sequence:
- the LOC101220616 gene encoding probable GTP diphosphokinase RSH2, chloroplastic — MAVPTIAFYTSPPSTICSSPHPCQINTHASCDLEFTSRSSSLASSTAASSQKPMVGGLSSLFSSTAPRLSSSSASISSGGDELGSFRHDKGDELKELSSSFRYSPNKFIGSFFNRDQSPVSVFQGPVSCGSCGFGSAARTPPLWTVRERSGDGSFHGRGGTNRLFSGFVRNALGSCVDYDSPRLEVSSDGLDVGSSALFGDELTFNMEDNITEGNSESYAKDLLLSAQSKHKIFCDEFVVKAFFEAEKAHRGQLRASGDPYLEHCVETAVMLALVGANSTVVAAGLLHDTIDDSFVTHDYILGTFGAEVADLVEGVSKLSHLSKLAREHDTAERTVEADRLHTMFLAMADARAVLVKLADRLHNMMTLDALPPIKQQRFAKETMEIFVPLANRLGIYTWKEQLENMCFKHLNLEQHEDLSSKLLGLYDEAIIFSATQKLERALKDKGISYHVVTGRHKSVYSIHRKMLKKNLTVNEIHDIHGLRLIVENEEDCYEALRIVHQLWPNVPGKLKDYISKPKLNGYQSIHTVVRGEGDVPLEVQIRTKEMHLQAEFGFAAHWRYKEGDSKHSSFVLQMVEWARWVLTWHCETMNKDRPSIGSVRPPCKFPFHSSDCSYSYKPRYFQDGPLFVIMIENEKMSVQEFPADATMMDLLERAGRGSTRWAHYRFPMKEELRPRLNHEPVSDPKCKLKMGDVVELTPPIPDKLLVEYREEIQRMYEGGFTVATPQPAGWKS, encoded by the exons ATGGCTGTACCCACTATAGCTTTCTATACCAGCCCACCCAGTACTATTTGTTCCTCGCCCCACCCTTGCCAGATCAACACTCATGCTTCATGTGATTTAGAATTTACTTCTCGGTCCTCCTCCTTGGCCTCTTCCACCGCCGCTTCATCCCAAAAACCCATGGTCGGTGGCTTGTCCAGTCTCTTCTCCTCAACTGCGCCCAGGCTCTCCTCCTCGTCCGCGAGCATTTCCAGTGGTGGAGATGAATTGGGTTCTTTTAGGCATGATAAAGGGGATGAGCTTAAAGAATTAAGTTCCTCATTCCGTTATTCCCCAAATAAATTCATTGGCTCGTTTTTCAATCGGGATCAGAGCCCGGTATCTGTGTTCCAGGGTCCGGTTTCCTGTGGTAGTTGTGGCTTTGGGTCGGCGGCGAGAACCCCTCCACTGTGGACTGTAAGGGAGAGGAGCGGGGATGGTAGTTTTCATGGACGAGGAGGTACCAACAGGTTGTTTAGTGGGTTTGTGAGGAATGCATTGGGGTCGTGTGTGGATTATGATTCCCCGAGATTGGAGGTGTCTAGTGATGGATTAGATGTGGGCTCTTCTGCTTTGTTTGGAGATGAACTGACTTTCAATATGGAGGACAACATTACGGAAGGTAACTCTGAGTCATATGCGAAGGATTTGCTTCTAAGTGCACAATCGAAGCACAAAATCTTTTGTGATGAGTTTGTGGTTAAGGCCTTTTTTGAGGCCGAGAAAGCACATAGGGGACAG TTGCGTGCAAGTGGTGATCCTTACTTGGAACATTGTGTGGAAACAGCAGTGATGCTTGCGCTTGTTGGTGCGAATTCTACAGTAGTTGCTGCAGGGCTTTTGCACGACACAATTGATGATTCTTTTGTGACTCATGACTACATATTGGGAACTTTTGGAGCTGAGGTTGCTGATTTGGTCGAAGGG GTGTCGAAGCTAAGTCATTTAAGCAAGCTTGCTCGAGAACATGATACAGCCGAGAGAACAGTTGAGGCAGACCGCTTGCACACCATGTTCCTTGCTATGGCTGATGCAAGGGCTGTTCTCGTAAAGTTAGCAGACCGTCTACACAATATGATGACTTTAGATGCATTACCACCAATCAAGCAGCAGAGGTTTGCAAAGGAGACTATGGAGATTTTTGTTCCTTTGGCTAATCGTCTTGGAATCTACACTTGGAAGGAACAACTAGAAAACATGTGTTTTAAGCATCTTAACTTGGAACAGCACGAAGATTTGTCCTCCAAGCTGTTGGGTTTATATGATGAAGCAATTATATTCTCTGCAACTCAAAAATTAGAGCGAGCTCTTAAAGATAAAGGAATCTCTTACCATGTCGTTACTGGGCGGCACAAAAGTGTCTACAGCATTCACCGCAAAATGTTGAA gAAGAATTTGACTGTGAATGAAATCCACGATATTCATGGGTTGAGACTCATTGTTGAGAATGAAGAGGACTGCTATGAAGCATTGAGAATCGTTCATCAGTTATGGCCCAATGTACCGGGAAAGCTCAAGGACTACATTAGTAAACCGAAGTTGAACGG GTATCAATCTATACACACAGTAGTAAGGGGTGAAGGTGATGTCCCACTTGAAGTTCAGATTCGAACCAAGGAGATGCACTTGCAAGCCGAGTTTGGGTTTGCAGCTCATTGGAGATACAAGGAAGGTGATTCTAAGCACTCTTCGTTTGTGCTTCAGATGGTTGAATGGGCTAGATGGGTTCTCACCTGGCATTGTGAAACCATGAACAAAGATCGACCTTCTATTGGTTCTGTCAGACCACCCTGCAAGTTCCCTTTTCACTCATCTGATTGCTCCTACTCTTACAAACCTCGCTACTTTCAGGATGGACCCCTGTTTGTCATAATGATTGAAAACGAAAAG ATGTCGGTCCAGGAATTCCCAGCTGACGCGACGATGATGGATCTTTTAGAAAGGGCAGGAAGAGGAAGCACAAGATGGGCTCATTATAGGTTCCCGATGAAGGAAGAGTTGAGACcaagactgaaccatgaacCTGTGAGTGACCCGAAGTGCAAACTGAAGATGGGTGATGTGGTGGAATTGACCCCACCAATACCCGACAAGTTGTTGGTTGAATACCGGGAAGAAATCCAGCGAATGTACGAGGGAGGCTTTACTGTAGCAACTCCACAGCCTGCTGGTTGGAAGAGCTGA
- the LOC101220385 gene encoding LOW QUALITY PROTEIN: trimethyltridecatetraene synthase (The sequence of the model RefSeq protein was modified relative to this genomic sequence to represent the inferred CDS: inserted 1 base in 1 codon), with protein sequence MEMQPTPSCLSYITPWIATLAILLLSRRLRRRKLNLPPGPKPWPVIGNLDLIGSLPHQSIHQLSKKYGPIMHLRFGSFPIVVGSSVEMAKLFLKTQDLNFASRPKTTAGKYTTYNHSNITWSQYGPYWXQLRKMCLMELFSARRLDSYEYIRKEEMNGLIREIYKSCGEVIKVKDYLFAVSLNVISRMVLGKKYTDEPSESGIVSPDEFRKMMDELFLLNGVLNIGDSIPWMDFLDLQGYVKRMKGLSKKLDRFLEHVLDEHKERRKGVENYVAKDMVDVLLQLADDPDLEVKLERHGVKAFTQDLLGGGIESSTVTVEWTISELLKTPEILNKATEELNKVIGKERWVEEKDMINLPYINAIAKETMRLHPVAPMLVPRMAREDCQVAGYDIAKGTRVLVNVWTIGRDQTVWKNPHAFDPDRFMENNCIDVKGEDFELLPFGSGRRMCPGYSLGLKVILSTLANLLHGFNWKLPGDMEKEDLNMEESFGLSTPKKYPLDAVAEPRLPPHLYSLL encoded by the exons ATGGAAATGCAACCAACCCCTTCTTGCCTTTCATACATAACTCCTTGGATAGCCACTCTGGCCATCCTCCTCCTCTCCCGCCGTCTCCGCCGCCGCAAACTCAACCTCCCACCTGGACCAAAACCTTGGCCCGTGATCGGAAACCTCGACTTAATTGGCTCTCTGCCTCACCAATCCATTCATCAACTCTCCAAAAAATACGGCCCCATCATGCATCTTCGTTTTGGATCATTCCCCATCGTTGTCGGGTCCTCGGTTGAAATGGCAAAGCTTTTCCTCAAAACACAGGATCTCAATTTCGCGTCGCGCCCGAAAACCACGGCGGGAAAATACACAACTTATAACCATTCCAATATTACTTGGTCTCAATACGGCCCTTATT GGCAGCTTCGTAAGATGTGTTTGATGGAGCTTTTTAGTGCAAGAAGACTTGATTCATATGAGTATATACGTAAGGAAGAAATGAATGGTCTGATTAGAGAAATTTACAAGTCTTGTGGTGAAGTAATTAAGGTTAAGGATTATTTGTTCGCGGTGAGTTTGAATGTGATAAGTAGGATGGTGTTGGGGAAAAAGTACACGGATGAACCATCAGAAAGTGGGATAGTTAGTCCAGATGAGTTCAGGAAAATGATGGATGAGTTGTTTTTGCTGAATGGTGTGTTGAATATTGGGGATTCAATTCCATGGATGGATTTTTTGGATTTGCAAGGTTATGTGAAGAGGATGAAAGGTTTGAGTAAGAAATTGGACAGGTTTCTTGAACATGTGTTGGATGAACataaggaaagaagaaagggagTTGAGAACTATGTGGCTAAAGATATGGTGGATGTTTTGTTGCAATTGGCCGATGATCCTGACCTTGAAGTTAAACTTGAAAGGCATGGAGTCAAAGCTTTTACTCAG GATCTATTAGGAGGAGGAATAGAGAGTTCAACAGTGACAGTAGAGTGGACAATATCAGAACTATTAAAAACACCAGAGATCTTGAATAAAGCAACCgaagaattaaataaagtaattggaaaagaaagatGGGTAGAAGAGAAGGACATGATTAACTTACCATACATAAACGCCATAGCCAAAGAAACAATGAGACTACACCCTGTAGCACCAATGCTAGTGCCAAGAATGGCTCGAGAGGATTGTCAAGTTGCAGGGTACGACATAGCCAAAGGCACACGAGTCCTTGTGAATGTGTGGACCATTGGGAGAGACCAAACAGTGTGGAAAAACCCACATGCATTTGACCCAGACAGGTTCATGGAAAACAACTGTATCGATGTGAAAGGGGAAGATTTTGAGCTTCTGCCATTTGGGTCTGGAAGAAGGATGTGCCCTGGGTATAGTCTTGGTCTTAAGGTTATTCTGTCAACTTTGGCTAATTTATTGCATGGGTTTAATTGGAAATTGCCTGGGGACATGGAGAAGGAAGATTTGAATATGGAAGAAAGTTTTGGGCTTTCTACTCCTAAGAAATACCCACTTGATGCTGTTGCTGAGCCAAGACTTCCTCCCCATCTTTACTCTTTGTTATGA
- the LOC101205051 gene encoding trimethyltridecatetraene synthase — MEMQPIPSCLSYVTTSIIATLALLLLSRCLRRRKLNLPPGPKPWPIIGNLDLIGSLPHQSIHQLSKKYGPIMHLRFGSFPVVVGSSVEMAKIVLKTQDLNFVWRPKTAAGKYTTYNYSNITWSQYGPYWRQLRKMCLMELFSARRLDSYEYIRKEEMNGLIREIYKSCGEVIKVKDYLFALSLNVISRMVLGKRYTDESSESGIVSPDEFRKMMDELFLLNGVLNIGDSIPWMDFLDLQGYVKRMKGLSKKLDRFLEHVLDEHKERRKGVENYVAKDMVDVLLQLADHPDLEVKLERHGVKAFTQDLLGGGTETSTITIEWAMSELLKNPKIFNKATIELNKVIGKERWVEEKDMINLPYINAIAKETMRLHPVVPMLVPRMAGEDCQIAGYDIAKGTRVLVNVWTIGRDQTVWKNPHAFDPDRFIENSRVDVKGQDFELLPFGSGRRMCPGYSLGLKVILSTLANLLHGFNWKLPGDMEKEDLNMEEIFGLSTPKKYPLDAVAEPRLPPHLYSLL; from the exons ATGGAAATGCAACCAATTCCTTCTTGCCTTTCATACGTAACTACTTCGATAATAGCCACTCTGgccctcctcctcctctcccGCTGTCTCCGCCGCCGTAAACTCAACCTCCCACCTGGACCAAAACCTTGGCCCATTATCGGAAACCTCGACTTAATTGGCTCTCTGCCTCACCAATCCATTCATCAACTCTCCAAGAAATACGGCCCCATCATGCATCTTCGTTTCGGATCATTCCCTGTCGTTGTCGGATCCTCCGTGGAAATGGCGAAGATTGTCCTCAAAACACAGGATCTCAATTTCGTGTGGCGCCCGAAAACCGCAGCGGGAAAGTACACAACTTATAACTATTCAAATATTACTTGGTCTCAATACGGCCCTTATTGGCGGCAGCTTCGTAAGATGTGTTTGATGGAGCTTTTTAGTGCAAGAAGACTTGATTCATATGAATATATACGTAAGGAAGAAATGAATGGTCTGATTAGAGAAATTTACAAGTCTTGTGGTGAAGTAATTAAGGTTAAGGATTATTTGTTCGCGTTGAGTTTGAATGTGATAAGTAGGATGGTGTTGGGGAAAAGGTACACGGATGAATCATCAGAAAGTGGGATAGTTAGTCCAGATGAGTTCAGGAAAATGATGGATGAGTTGTTTTTGCTGAATGGTGTGCTGAATATTGGGGATTCAATTCCATGGATGGATTTCTTGGATTTGCAAGGTTATGTGAAGAGAATGAAAGGTTTGAGTAAGAAATTGGACAGGTTTCTTGAACATGTGTTGGATGAACataaggaaagaagaaagggagTTGAGAACTATGTGGCTAAAGATATGGTGGATGTTTTGTTGCAATTGGCCGATCATCCTGACCTTGAAGTTAAACTTGAAAGGCATGGAGTCAAAGCTTTTACTCAG GATTTACTTGGAGGAGGAACAGAGActtcaacaataacaatagAGTGGGCAATGTCAGAACTattaaaaaatccaaagatCTTCAACAAAGCAACCATAGAACTAAATAAAGTAATCGGAAAAGAAAGATGGGTAGAAGAGAAAGACATGATTAACTTACCATACATAAACGCCATAGCCAAAGAAACAATGAGATTACACCCAGTAGTACCAATGCTAGTGCCAAGAATGGCTGGAGAGGATTGTCAAATTGCGGGGTACGACATAGCCAAAGGCACACGAGTCCTTGTGAACGTGTGGACCATTGGGAGAGACCAAACAGTGTGGAAAAACCCACATGCATTTGACCCAGATAGGTTCATAGAAAACAGCCGTGTTGATGTGAAAGGGCAAGATTTTGAGCTTTTGCCATTTGGGTCTGGAAGAAGGATGTGCCCTGGGTATAGTCTTGGTCTTAAGGTTATTCTGTCAACTTTGGCTAATTTATTGCATGGGTTTAATTGGAAATTGCCTGGGGACATGGAGAAGGAAGATTTGAATATGGAAGAAATTTTTGGGCTTTCTACTCCTAAGAAATACCCACTTGATGCTGTTGCTGAGCCAAGACTTCCTCCCCATCTTTACTCTTTGTTATGA